Proteins found in one Brachyspira murdochii DSM 12563 genomic segment:
- the uvrB gene encoding excinuclease ABC subunit UvrB produces the protein MNFKLESNFKPSGDQVTAIESLVKGLENKNKYQTLLGVTASGKTFTIANVIEKANRPTLVMSHNKTLAAQLYRELKDFFPNNAVEYFVSYYDYYQPEAYVPAKDLYIDKDASVNDEIDRLRLKATTSLLERRDVIIVASVSCIYGLGSPEDYRKLYISIEKDGEYDRDEIIEKLVSIQYERVKDVLERARFRVIGDTLEIMSAYSDEVIRIEFFGDTVERIIKINPVTRKKLSEQDRVVIYPAKHFVTGGDKLAAGIKLIEEELEEQYNKFKSEGKLVEAERIYGRTKYDLEMLREVGYCAGIENYSRPLSGRKEGDRPACLIDYFPKDFLTIIDESHVSVPQIRGMFFGDRSRKETLVKYGFRLPSALDNRPLFFEEFEKLTNDTIYISATPAEYELKKSSKVVEQIIRPTGLLDPIIEVYPIDGQIDRILEEIKKTISNNERIFITTLTKKMAEDLTKYLNENGVRTRYLHSDIQTVERVEIIRDLRLGAFDVLVGINLLREGLDVPEVSLILILDADKTGFLRNTTTLIQTIGRAARNANGRVIMFADSISDAMKVAIDETERRRKIQMEYNKEHNITPKTIIKKIQDIIEREEKVETSYELHFDFRRFNERVKIDPKQQSDEYIKELEKEMKRASDSLEFEKAIEIREKINQLKQLKPSKKTAHKNVTSKNPNGKTKR, from the coding sequence ATGAATTTTAAATTAGAATCCAACTTCAAACCCTCTGGGGATCAAGTAACAGCAATAGAATCTCTTGTAAAAGGGCTTGAAAATAAGAATAAATATCAAACTCTTTTGGGAGTTACAGCAAGCGGAAAAACTTTTACTATAGCTAATGTTATAGAAAAGGCAAACAGACCAACACTTGTAATGTCGCACAACAAAACTCTTGCAGCTCAGCTTTACAGGGAGCTTAAAGATTTTTTTCCTAATAATGCCGTAGAATACTTTGTTTCATATTATGACTACTATCAGCCTGAAGCATATGTTCCTGCTAAAGATTTGTACATTGACAAAGATGCTTCTGTTAATGATGAAATTGACAGATTAAGACTTAAAGCAACTACTTCACTTCTTGAAAGGCGTGACGTTATAATAGTAGCTTCTGTTTCATGCATATACGGTTTGGGTTCACCCGAAGATTACAGAAAACTCTACATTTCAATAGAAAAAGACGGTGAATATGATAGAGATGAAATTATTGAAAAATTAGTTTCTATTCAGTATGAACGTGTTAAAGATGTACTTGAACGTGCCAGATTTAGGGTAATAGGAGATACATTAGAAATAATGAGTGCATATTCTGATGAGGTGATAAGAATAGAGTTTTTCGGAGACACAGTTGAAAGAATAATAAAAATTAATCCTGTAACAAGAAAAAAATTATCAGAACAAGACAGAGTTGTAATATATCCGGCCAAACACTTCGTTACAGGAGGAGATAAACTAGCTGCCGGCATAAAATTAATAGAAGAGGAACTTGAAGAGCAGTATAATAAGTTCAAATCTGAAGGAAAATTAGTAGAAGCAGAACGCATATACGGAAGAACTAAATACGACTTGGAAATGCTTAGAGAGGTTGGATACTGTGCTGGAATAGAAAATTATTCGCGACCATTATCAGGGCGTAAAGAAGGAGACAGACCTGCTTGTTTAATAGACTACTTCCCAAAAGATTTTTTAACTATCATAGACGAGTCGCATGTAAGTGTGCCTCAGATTAGAGGTATGTTTTTTGGAGACAGGAGCAGAAAAGAGACTCTAGTAAAGTACGGTTTCAGACTTCCTTCAGCACTTGATAACAGACCTTTATTTTTTGAAGAGTTTGAAAAACTTACTAATGATACAATATATATAAGTGCCACTCCTGCAGAATATGAACTTAAAAAAAGCAGTAAGGTTGTAGAGCAGATAATCAGACCTACTGGACTGCTTGACCCTATTATAGAGGTATATCCTATTGACGGACAAATTGACAGAATACTTGAAGAAATAAAAAAAACTATATCAAACAATGAAAGAATATTTATAACAACTCTTACAAAAAAAATGGCTGAAGACCTCACAAAATATCTAAATGAAAACGGAGTTAGAACACGTTATCTGCATTCGGATATTCAGACAGTTGAACGCGTAGAGATAATAAGAGATTTAAGACTTGGAGCTTTTGATGTACTTGTAGGGATAAACCTTTTGAGAGAGGGGCTTGATGTACCTGAAGTATCTTTGATATTAATACTTGATGCTGACAAAACAGGCTTTTTAAGAAATACCACTACTCTCATACAGACTATAGGACGTGCTGCTAGAAATGCTAACGGCAGAGTTATAATGTTTGCAGACAGTATAAGCGATGCTATGAAAGTAGCAATTGATGAAACAGAAAGGAGAAGAAAAATACAAATGGAGTATAACAAAGAGCATAATATTACTCCAAAAACGATTATCAAAAAAATACAGGATATAATAGAAAGAGAAGAAAAAGTTGAAACTTCTTATGAGCTTCATTTTGATTTTAGACGCTTTAATGAAAGAGTAAAAATTGATCCTAAACAGCAAAGTGATGAATATATAAAAGAACTTGAAAAAGAAATGAAAAGGGCTTCAGACAGTTTAGAGTTTGAAAAAGCTATTGAAATAAGAGAGAAAATTAATCAGCTAAAACAATTAAAACCTTCTAAAAAAACAGCACATAAAAATGTAACTTCAAAAAATCCTAATGGAAAAACTAAAAGATGA
- a CDS encoding M23 family metallopeptidase, with amino-acid sequence MKYIITIILSFYIFSFSLYSQYKAEYLGNNISIVRDGQTINKMPELKDNDILETKKDSFAQININGKYYYIAPNSKVQITSSNAKIINGALYTRDKNFDSLDDFKDYDKDIKIYADPFPFYAGKVSTIFITSKDEIKIENSKLLGSARPIVKFFEVKDADRNLKVYKSIFGIYVGAQDEKYQFVSNIELKDKTTLSVAIDIKLDFTPPPPKPKQIPGVTSTMKNIISNPQKSREERELLNGNIYISYTPTNYADKVYIMPSQGRYSSGFGAFRGYTKDYARYHQGFDIANTNGTPIIAANNGVVRVSRELFVRGNCVVIDHGEGVYSSYFHMSKLIAKEGQYVKKGEVIGLIGSTGMSTGPHCHWEMRAGNMTFDPLSILEKPVSFNTKVLTQIK; translated from the coding sequence ATGAAGTATATAATAACAATCATATTATCATTTTATATTTTTTCTTTTAGCTTATATTCGCAGTACAAGGCCGAATATTTGGGAAATAATATATCGATAGTAAGAGACGGTCAAACTATAAACAAAATGCCAGAACTTAAAGATAATGATATATTAGAAACAAAGAAAGACTCTTTTGCTCAAATAAATATAAATGGTAAATATTATTATATAGCTCCAAATAGTAAAGTACAAATAACTTCTTCTAATGCCAAAATTATTAATGGGGCTTTATATACAAGAGATAAAAACTTTGATTCTTTAGATGATTTTAAAGATTATGATAAAGACATAAAAATATATGCAGACCCTTTTCCTTTTTATGCAGGTAAAGTATCAACTATATTCATAACCTCTAAAGATGAAATAAAAATAGAAAATTCAAAACTTCTTGGAAGTGCAAGACCTATAGTTAAATTTTTTGAAGTTAAAGATGCTGATAGAAACTTAAAAGTATATAAAAGCATATTTGGAATATATGTTGGTGCCCAAGATGAAAAGTATCAGTTCGTATCAAATATAGAATTAAAAGATAAAACTACTCTTAGTGTAGCTATAGATATAAAACTTGATTTCACTCCTCCCCCACCAAAACCAAAACAAATACCGGGCGTTACTTCTACTATGAAAAATATTATAAGCAATCCTCAAAAATCAAGAGAAGAAAGAGAACTATTAAATGGAAATATTTATATAAGCTACACCCCTACTAATTATGCAGATAAGGTATATATAATGCCATCTCAAGGAAGATACTCCTCAGGTTTTGGAGCTTTTAGAGGATACACAAAAGACTATGCAAGATATCATCAAGGTTTTGATATAGCAAATACAAACGGCACTCCTATAATAGCAGCCAATAACGGTGTTGTAAGAGTATCAAGAGAGTTGTTTGTAAGAGGTAACTGCGTTGTTATAGATCATGGTGAAGGAGTATATAGTTCATACTTTCATATGTCTAAATTAATAGCAAAAGAAGGACAGTATGTAAAAAAAGGTGAAGTTATAGGTTTAATAGGTTCTACTGGAATGTCAACTGGTCCTCACTGCCATTGGGAAATGAGGGCTGGAAATATGACTTTTGATCCTTTAAGCATATTAGAAAAACCTGTTTCTTTCAACACAAAAGTATTAACACAGATAAAGTAA
- a CDS encoding penicillin-binding protein codes for MNEARIKKLYLFLVCFAIVTIAIFFRLFNLTIKNRKSITSLDGLDKPRGTIYDSKMRPLTINIPAYTIYLDTESVSLDGNENTDINEAYSQIFSIIGITKEKFSDLISAKRRTIRLAQNINLDSYKKIKEIKDKYTVKSIYGIESYKRFYPYEDVFAHVIGYMNKTETEGYAGLEATYESILSSENDNPKDIVLTLDIDVQTIVRNEVLKTVAEISPQSATVIVSDVNTGAVIANYSYPSFDPNNPFIYVNNERMDRSIMSTIYPGSTMKIFAELAAIEQGVVNSDEIFHCKGYYDYSRQTRIHCDYPHGDVAFNDILKYSCNYAIVTIAERIDKQFFYDYLKRFGFGEPTGVGPYKNEWSGIYHPLNKWHRFSRGYLAIGYDLSVTPMQIAASYLPLLNGGWKVPMHVVDAIYDGIEKISVTNRLKKTRIIDEQYSQIARVLLRKGVESGSTGYRANLLNIDVVGKTGTAITEVYRDNESEKPEKYYQSIFIGGFPLEDPKISILVLLDDPQGKGTQSAGRVAAPLFAKIANQIIPYLGLVDGDIYTINTNDFLSLVPPSNSYYSATNNIMPNIMGLSLRDALNNISYIVSNNNAKIAIQGEGYVYDYSPQAGSEITNNSIVRLLLKAPIDNKE; via the coding sequence ATGAATGAAGCTCGTATAAAAAAACTATATTTATTTCTTGTATGTTTCGCAATAGTAACTATTGCTATATTTTTCAGATTATTTAATCTTACAATAAAAAACAGAAAATCTATAACTTCTTTAGACGGTCTTGATAAGCCTAGAGGAACTATATATGACTCAAAAATGCGTCCTCTTACAATTAATATTCCAGCTTATACAATATACCTTGATACAGAATCCGTTTCATTAGACGGAAATGAAAATACTGATATTAATGAAGCATACAGCCAAATTTTTAGTATTATTGGTATTACTAAAGAAAAATTTTCTGATTTAATATCTGCAAAAAGAAGAACTATAAGATTAGCTCAAAATATTAATTTGGACTCTTATAAAAAGATAAAAGAAATAAAAGATAAATATACAGTAAAAAGTATTTATGGTATAGAAAGCTACAAAAGATTTTATCCGTATGAAGATGTTTTTGCACATGTAATAGGATATATGAACAAAACTGAAACAGAAGGATATGCAGGACTTGAGGCTACCTATGAATCAATTTTATCATCGGAAAATGATAATCCAAAAGATATAGTATTAACTTTAGATATAGATGTTCAGACTATAGTGAGAAATGAAGTATTAAAAACTGTTGCTGAAATATCTCCTCAGTCAGCTACAGTCATAGTCTCAGATGTTAATACTGGTGCTGTAATAGCAAATTATTCTTATCCTTCTTTTGATCCTAATAATCCGTTTATCTATGTTAATAACGAGAGAATGGATAGAAGTATAATGAGTACAATATACCCCGGAAGTACAATGAAAATATTTGCGGAGCTTGCTGCTATAGAACAGGGCGTTGTAAATAGTGATGAGATTTTTCATTGTAAGGGATATTATGATTACAGCAGACAGACACGCATACATTGTGATTATCCGCATGGTGATGTAGCTTTTAATGATATATTAAAATACAGCTGCAATTATGCTATCGTTACTATAGCTGAGAGAATAGATAAGCAGTTTTTTTATGATTATCTAAAAAGATTTGGTTTCGGAGAGCCTACAGGTGTTGGACCTTATAAAAATGAATGGAGCGGTATATATCACCCTTTAAATAAATGGCATAGATTTTCACGCGGATATTTGGCTATAGGATACGACTTGAGTGTTACCCCTATGCAGATAGCTGCCTCTTATCTTCCGCTTCTTAATGGAGGCTGGAAAGTACCTATGCATGTAGTTGATGCTATTTATGACGGTATAGAGAAAATAAGTGTTACAAACAGGCTTAAAAAGACTAGAATTATAGATGAACAGTATTCTCAAATAGCTAGGGTTCTTTTAAGAAAAGGTGTTGAATCTGGTTCTACAGGATACAGAGCTAATTTGCTTAATATTGATGTTGTAGGTAAAACTGGTACTGCTATAACTGAAGTTTACAGAGATAATGAATCAGAAAAACCAGAAAAATATTATCAGTCCATATTTATCGGAGGTTTTCCTCTTGAAGATCCAAAAATATCAATACTCGTTCTTCTTGATGACCCTCAGGGAAAAGGTACGCAGTCAGCTGGAAGGGTAGCTGCACCTCTATTTGCTAAAATTGCAAATCAGATAATACCTTATTTAGGGCTTGTTGATGGGGATATTTATACCATAAATACAAATGACTTTTTATCATTAGTTCCTCCTTCTAATAGCTATTACAGTGCTACTAATAATATTATGCCTAATATAATGGGGCTTTCTTTAAGAGATGCTTTGAATAATATATCATATATAGTATCAAATAATAATGCTAAAATAGCTATACAGGGTGAGGGATATGTTTATGATTATTCTCCTCAGGCAGGCTCCGAAATAACAAATAATTCTATAGTAAGATTATTATTAAAAGCACCTATTGATAATAAAGAGTAG
- a CDS encoding tetratricopeptide repeat protein, which translates to MSIGSSRSKLEDGIKFFRNENYKEAIDSLEKIFSEKNDVESGYHLALAYAQIQDYDNTLQVFDKIMRRLDNPLRLMQAHIIVGYIYAVKEMYDLAEFELMDALSSGVENTQIHAALGYVYYKKGNIRKAIEHLKKAVNLDPKSANARNSLGFILADTETNIDEGIEEIKKAVSIDPSNPAYLDSLGWAFLKKNDLPHAKEYLTKAFELAPTNRDIKEHLLKLDQLSYKK; encoded by the coding sequence ATGAGTATAGGCTCTAGCAGAAGCAAATTAGAAGACGGTATAAAATTCTTTAGAAATGAAAACTATAAAGAAGCTATTGACTCATTAGAAAAAATATTTTCAGAAAAAAATGATGTAGAATCCGGATATCATTTAGCATTAGCCTATGCTCAAATTCAGGATTATGATAATACTCTTCAGGTATTTGATAAAATAATGAGGCGTTTGGATAATCCATTAAGACTTATGCAGGCTCATATTATCGTAGGATATATATACGCTGTAAAAGAAATGTATGACCTAGCTGAATTTGAACTTATGGACGCTTTATCTTCTGGAGTAGAAAATACTCAAATACATGCTGCTTTAGGATATGTATACTACAAAAAGGGAAATATTAGAAAGGCTATAGAACATTTAAAAAAGGCAGTAAATCTTGACCCTAAAAGTGCAAATGCAAGAAACTCTTTGGGGTTTATATTAGCGGATACTGAAACTAACATTGATGAAGGAATAGAAGAAATAAAAAAAGCCGTATCAATAGATCCTAGTAATCCAGCTTATTTAGATTCTTTGGGTTGGGCTTTCCTAAAGAAAAATGATTTGCCTCATGCAAAAGAATATTTAACAAAAGCATTTGAACTAGCTCCTACAAACAGAGATATAAAAGAACATTTATTAAAACTAGACCAATTATCATATAAAAAATAA
- a CDS encoding carbohydrate kinase family protein translates to MNNILSFGELLYDVYDNVSVIGGAPFNYSIQLSRLMGHDDRLRFITALGDDDYSKDALSFINNENIDKSLIQILDNYETGKATVFLNEKKVPDYIIHENAAWDNIEYNKDIENALNENYDLFYFNILSQRNDKSYTTLKKIFKNIKSKYKVCDVTFRKNYYTKEKIKESLEFVNILKINDDELAVIKGLFYPSLENDNKTLLKAINKDFNIDYIFLTLGSKGASVFYNNEYIFKPSNKVNVIDTVGAGDSFCAALSYAILRNLDIKNVLEFASDVSEEMIQVKGGTAKYDIKKVKSKFNL, encoded by the coding sequence ATGAATAATATACTTAGTTTCGGAGAGCTTTTATACGATGTATATGATAATGTTTCTGTAATAGGAGGTGCTCCATTTAATTATTCTATACAGCTTTCTAGGCTTATGGGACATGACGACAGGCTTAGATTTATAACTGCATTGGGTGATGATGATTATTCTAAAGATGCATTATCATTTATAAATAATGAAAATATAGATAAGTCATTGATACAGATATTAGATAATTATGAAACTGGTAAAGCTACAGTATTTCTTAATGAAAAAAAAGTTCCAGACTATATTATACATGAAAATGCAGCTTGGGATAATATAGAATATAATAAAGATATAGAAAATGCTTTAAATGAAAATTATGATTTATTTTATTTTAATATACTCTCTCAAAGAAATGATAAATCATATACTACATTAAAAAAAATATTTAAAAATATTAAATCTAAATACAAAGTATGCGATGTTACTTTTAGAAAAAATTATTACACAAAAGAAAAAATAAAAGAATCTTTAGAGTTTGTCAATATATTAAAAATCAATGATGATGAGCTTGCTGTAATAAAAGGGCTTTTTTATCCTTCATTAGAAAATGATAATAAAACTTTACTCAAAGCCATTAATAAAGATTTTAATATCGATTATATATTTCTTACACTTGGATCTAAAGGGGCAAGCGTATTTTATAATAATGAGTATATATTCAAGCCTTCAAATAAAGTTAATGTTATTGATACAGTAGGAGCAGGCGACAGTTTTTGTGCGGCTTTAAGTTATGCTATATTAAGAAATTTGGATATTAAAAATGTATTAGAGTTTGCTTCTGATGTTTCTGAGGAGATGATTCAGGTAAAAGGCGGAACAGCAAAATATGATATTAAAAAAGTAAAATCTAAATTTAATTTATAG
- a CDS encoding alcohol dehydrogenase has product MKGLVYLGNKKIDLKKIENPKILDSKDAVVKVTLSSICTSDLHIINGAVPRAKENIVLGHEFVGEVIEVGKDVKKIEIGDRVSCNCITFCGECYYCKNGFINNCEIGGWEIGCRIDGCQAQYVRVPFADTALNTIPENVTYDRALFVGDILASGYFGAELSEVKNNDTAAVIGAGPVGLCSMICARIFGAKNIIAIDIDENRLNIAKEKGLADFFINPNKTENIEEFIKDINKGRLADNVIEAAGGDNTFELAWKIARPNSSVALVAMYEKPQILPLNIMYGKNLIFKTGGVDAVHSDEILNLISEDKINTDFIITHRIKLDNIIKGYDIFKSKKDNCMKIAVEYD; this is encoded by the coding sequence ATGAAAGGTTTGGTTTATTTAGGTAATAAAAAAATAGATTTAAAAAAAATAGAAAATCCTAAAATATTAGATTCAAAAGATGCAGTAGTAAAAGTAACATTATCAAGCATATGCACAAGTGATTTGCATATAATTAATGGTGCTGTTCCTAGAGCAAAAGAGAATATTGTTCTTGGGCATGAATTTGTAGGGGAGGTTATAGAAGTAGGCAAGGATGTAAAAAAAATAGAAATAGGTGATAGAGTATCATGTAATTGCATTACTTTCTGCGGAGAATGCTATTACTGCAAAAATGGTTTTATAAATAATTGTGAAATAGGCGGCTGGGAAATAGGATGCCGTATTGATGGCTGTCAGGCTCAATATGTGAGAGTACCTTTTGCTGATACTGCATTAAATACCATTCCAGAAAATGTAACTTATGATAGGGCTTTGTTTGTAGGAGATATTTTAGCAAGCGGATATTTTGGAGCAGAGCTTTCAGAAGTAAAAAATAATGATACTGCTGCTGTAATCGGAGCTGGACCTGTAGGGCTTTGTTCTATGATATGTGCTAGAATATTTGGGGCAAAAAATATAATAGCTATAGATATAGATGAAAATAGATTAAATATTGCAAAAGAAAAAGGATTAGCAGACTTCTTTATAAATCCAAATAAAACAGAAAATATTGAAGAGTTTATAAAGGATATAAATAAAGGCAGACTTGCTGATAATGTTATAGAGGCTGCCGGAGGAGATAATACATTTGAATTAGCTTGGAAAATAGCACGTCCTAATTCATCAGTTGCTTTAGTTGCTATGTATGAGAAGCCTCAGATACTTCCGCTTAATATAATGTATGGAAAAAATTTAATATTTAAAACTGGCGGGGTTGATGCTGTTCATAGTGATGAAATATTAAACCTTATATCCGAAGATAAAATAAATACTGATTTTATTATAACTCATAGAATAAAATTAGATAATATTATAAAAGGCTATGATATATTTAAAAGTAAAAAAGATAACTGCATGAAAATAGCTGTAGAATATGATTGA
- the dnaJ gene encoding molecular chaperone DnaJ — MAEKRDYYEVLGVAKTATNDEIKKAYRKLAMQYHPDRNPGNKEAEDKFKEATEAYEILSDEKKRAQYDQFGFQGVHSDFADAYGRGGFDFSQMFGGSGGFGDLDDIFSSFFGGGFSGRSSRSQRRGNDLRHDITLSLEDAVFGKKMEIKLDKNDICDVCHGTGAEPGTKTQTCPTCGGSGEVRMAQGFFSVRRTCSKCNGSGSIVTTPCKKCRGTGTVKKNKTISVNIPKGIEDNTQLRVSGEGEAIGGGVAGDLYLYIHVAPHQYFVRDGIDLITEVGINIVQAALGADIYIQTLDKKKVKIKIPAGTNSGQVFKLKGSGAAHINRSGRGDLFVIVNIDVSSKLSSEEKRLFNELKKVMPNNDEPVLRKPSRNNW; from the coding sequence GTATTAGGAGTGGCAAAGACTGCTACTAATGATGAAATAAAAAAAGCATACAGAAAATTGGCTATGCAGTATCACCCGGATAGAAATCCGGGAAATAAAGAGGCTGAAGATAAGTTTAAAGAAGCTACTGAAGCCTATGAAATATTATCTGATGAGAAAAAGCGTGCTCAATATGATCAGTTTGGTTTTCAGGGTGTCCATAGTGATTTTGCTGATGCTTATGGCAGAGGTGGTTTTGATTTCTCTCAGATGTTTGGAGGTTCCGGCGGATTCGGAGATTTAGATGATATATTTAGTTCATTTTTTGGAGGAGGATTTTCTGGAAGATCTTCAAGGTCTCAGAGAAGAGGAAATGATTTAAGGCATGATATTACCCTTTCTTTGGAGGATGCAGTTTTCGGTAAGAAAATGGAAATAAAACTTGACAAAAATGATATATGTGATGTTTGTCATGGTACAGGAGCAGAACCCGGAACTAAAACTCAGACTTGTCCTACCTGCGGAGGAAGCGGGGAAGTAAGAATGGCTCAGGGATTTTTTAGCGTAAGAAGAACCTGCAGTAAATGTAATGGCAGCGGTTCTATAGTAACTACTCCTTGTAAGAAATGCCGAGGAACTGGAACAGTTAAGAAAAATAAAACTATATCAGTTAATATACCAAAAGGAATAGAAGATAATACTCAGCTTAGAGTAAGCGGAGAGGGTGAAGCAATAGGAGGAGGAGTGGCAGGAGATTTATATTTATATATACATGTAGCTCCTCATCAATATTTTGTTAGAGACGGTATAGATTTAATAACTGAAGTAGGAATTAATATAGTACAGGCTGCACTTGGAGCGGATATTTATATACAGACTTTGGATAAAAAGAAAGTTAAAATTAAAATACCAGCAGGTACTAACAGCGGTCAGGTATTCAAATTAAAAGGAAGCGGTGCTGCTCATATAAATAGATCTGGAAGAGGAGATTTATTTGTAATAGTAAATATAGATGTTTCTTCAAAATTATCTTCAGAAGAAAAAAGATTATTTAATGAGCTTAAAAAAGTTATGCCGAATAATGATGAACCTGTTTTAAGAAAACCTAGCAGAAATAATTGGTAA
- a CDS encoding M23 family metallopeptidase, producing MKKYILILFIISSLLFARVPIDDNRIRITSTFGEFRTDHFHNGVDFGGNRMEIYPVKDGEIVYYLDEDEDPTRPLYGVGNVVMIEHPDNLRSYYYHIEPGTIEKSYAKVTEKDVIALTGNSGRSGGAHLHLTIENMKEGLVVDPLEYLNIDKGSSQPPLIHGIYLRTENRLIQIKDKMPMSYKGEIKLFVKAYDLLGSIPMGLKRVKIYMNDELVRDYDFTYFIKRDNVYYISPNYRFEEVYGVDSHFYRGGVFTPKRGKYTFKAEVTDFDNKTVVLTRTVNFY from the coding sequence ATGAAAAAATATATATTAATATTATTTATAATATCATCTTTACTATTTGCAAGAGTGCCTATTGATGATAACAGAATAAGAATAACAAGCACATTCGGAGAGTTTAGAACTGACCATTTCCATAACGGTGTAGACTTCGGCGGAAACAGAATGGAAATATATCCAGTTAAAGACGGAGAGATAGTTTATTATCTTGATGAAGATGAAGACCCTACAAGACCGCTTTACGGAGTTGGAAATGTAGTTATGATAGAGCACCCTGATAATTTAAGAAGTTATTATTATCATATAGAACCCGGTACTATAGAAAAATCTTATGCCAAAGTAACAGAAAAAGATGTTATAGCTCTTACTGGCAACAGCGGAAGGTCTGGAGGAGCACATCTGCATCTTACTATAGAAAATATGAAAGAAGGTTTGGTTGTAGACCCTTTAGAATATCTTAATATAGATAAAGGTTCTTCTCAGCCTCCTTTAATTCATGGTATTTATTTAAGAACTGAAAACAGACTTATACAAATAAAAGATAAAATGCCTATGAGTTATAAAGGAGAAATCAAATTATTTGTAAAGGCTTATGATTTGCTTGGAAGCATTCCTATGGGGCTTAAAAGAGTAAAAATATATATGAATGATGAACTTGTAAGAGATTATGACTTTACATATTTTATAAAAAGAGATAATGTATATTATATATCTCCAAATTATAGATTTGAAGAAGTATACGGAGTGGACTCCCATTTTTATAGAGGCGGCGTATTTACTCCGAAAAGAGGAAAATATACATTTAAAGCTGAAGTTACTGATTTTGACAATAAAACAGTAGTGCTGACTAGAACTGTTAATTTTTATTAA